Proteins from a single region of Belliella baltica DSM 15883:
- a CDS encoding DUF6088 family protein translates to MERPQVENRIAELLKTFTKGSVLFVDDFLDYGNPESVKKALLRLKEKEILVRLAHGIYLYPKFDKELGVLFPSTEEIAKAIARRDKARIVPTGVQALNKLGLSTQVPMKVVYLSDGAARTVKVGKRTITFKKTSPKNLLVKGEISGLAIQALKTIGQNTVDEKTIEKIQAILRKEKKENIINDAKLSPAWINKILMQVIELH, encoded by the coding sequence ATGGAAAGACCACAAGTAGAAAATAGAATAGCAGAATTATTGAAAACCTTCACAAAGGGTAGCGTTCTCTTTGTGGACGATTTCTTAGATTATGGTAATCCTGAAAGCGTTAAGAAAGCTTTATTACGATTGAAGGAAAAGGAAATTCTTGTCCGATTGGCTCATGGTATTTATCTATATCCAAAATTTGACAAAGAACTTGGTGTTCTCTTTCCATCTACCGAAGAAATAGCTAAAGCAATTGCAAGACGGGATAAAGCTAGAATTGTCCCTACAGGTGTTCAAGCGTTGAATAAATTGGGTTTATCTACTCAAGTTCCAATGAAAGTGGTTTACTTATCTGATGGGGCTGCAAGAACCGTTAAAGTTGGCAAGCGAACTATTACATTTAAAAAAACAAGCCCGAAGAATCTTTTAGTAAAAGGAGAAATAAGCGGTTTGGCTATTCAGGCACTCAAAACCATTGGTCAAAATACGGTAGATGAAAAAACAATAGAAAAAATCCAAGCCATTTTAAGGAAAGAAAAGAAAGAGAACATCATAAACGATGCGAAACTATCCCCTGCCTGGATCAACAAAATATTAATGCAAGTAATTGAATTGCATTGA
- a CDS encoding DUF6088 family protein, which yields MKVAEQIRKSIERIPEGQPFGYADLGIEANDFFSAAKALERLQKNGTIKKVSKGLFYIPRKTIFGELGPDSNELLKRYLFEDGKRVAYETGFSLYNRLGLTTQMAFKIKVATRGNLIKINIGALKVSSVKSYVNITEQNYQLLGYLDALKDIKRIPDCSVVQAVRRMGFLIKDLTTKERKEIIQYALFYPARVRALLGAIVENLNLKLNLDELKTSLNPLTKVNLGIKEAELPTIKNWNIE from the coding sequence GTGAAAGTAGCTGAGCAGATACGAAAATCCATTGAACGCATTCCCGAAGGTCAACCTTTTGGTTATGCAGATTTGGGTATTGAAGCCAATGATTTTTTCAGTGCTGCCAAGGCTTTGGAGCGTTTACAAAAGAATGGGACTATAAAAAAGGTATCTAAAGGCCTATTTTATATTCCACGTAAGACCATATTTGGAGAATTGGGACCTGATAGTAATGAATTATTAAAAAGGTACTTATTTGAAGATGGTAAACGTGTAGCGTATGAAACAGGCTTTTCTTTATATAACAGATTGGGATTAACCACACAAATGGCTTTTAAAATAAAAGTAGCCACAAGGGGTAATCTAATCAAAATAAATATCGGAGCGTTAAAAGTAAGTTCGGTAAAAAGTTATGTTAATATAACAGAGCAAAACTATCAATTGTTAGGTTATTTGGATGCCTTAAAAGACATTAAAAGAATTCCCGATTGCTCAGTTGTACAGGCAGTAAGGCGTATGGGTTTTTTAATAAAAGATTTAACCACAAAAGAGAGAAAAGAAATAATTCAATATGCATTGTTTTATCCGGCTAGAGTAAGGGCATTGCTTGGAGCTATTGTAGAAAACCTGAATTTGAAACTCAATCTGGATGAATTAAAAACTAGCCTCAACCCGTTGACGAAAGTGAATTTGGGTATAAAAGAAGCAGAACTGCCAACTATCAAAAACTGGAATATTGAATGA
- a CDS encoding ORF6N domain-containing protein, which translates to MLDLGLAQLYEVEVKRLNEQVKRSITRFSAHFRFYLSDTEKNELVANCDRSQKFITLQIKS; encoded by the coding sequence ATGTTAGATCTGGGTTTGGCCCAACTGTATGAAGTTGAAGTAAAAAGATTGAACGAGCAGGTAAAAAGAAGTATTACAAGATTTTCTGCCCATTTCAGATTCTATTTATCGGATACCGAGAAAAATGAACTGGTCGCAAATTGCGACCGATCACAAAAATTTATCACTTTACAAATAAAGAGTTAA
- a CDS encoding carotene biosynthesis protein, with translation MKNSIQFYMVILIYSIALFFFGYCFDRSDFFIQLGFYALCFGIYLLIWKNADRWKLSLKTGLIFAFFLRAVLLFSEPVLSDDFYRFIFDGQLIKNGINPYLYLPQEAFDLLKFGDSEYWNQLLTHMNSSGYYSVYPPLHQLFFWLAALGGEDLSMNILILRLAILLFEILNCLLLLKILMQWNLPKAKVLLYAFNPLVILELTGNLHFEGMVLFGLLGMVYFMGKLKIAKASIFWTWAVGVKLSPLMLGPILLKFLGGKNRLVFLFLSALVIVLLFIPLFFEGAYLNFWQSFRLYQSSFEFNASIYYFLRWISGFYLDYNPIQTLGPLLNMVSLFLILWVSYHVKKDNLADLILRIVWIYLIYLLFQTTVHPWYLIPGFGLGILVKDRVFLIWTCVVFLSYHAYDDFGVDERWPILLLVYTILYLVVILEKNKILK, from the coding sequence TTGAAAAACAGCATACAGTTCTACATGGTCATTTTGATCTATTCAATAGCGCTATTTTTTTTTGGCTATTGTTTTGATCGAAGTGACTTTTTTATTCAGCTGGGATTTTATGCTTTGTGTTTTGGCATTTACCTTCTTATTTGGAAAAATGCTGATCGCTGGAAATTGTCTTTAAAGACAGGATTGATCTTTGCTTTTTTTTTGAGAGCTGTACTTTTGTTTTCTGAACCAGTTTTATCAGACGATTTTTACAGATTTATTTTTGATGGACAATTGATCAAAAATGGAATCAATCCCTATCTCTATCTTCCACAAGAAGCATTTGATTTGTTAAAATTCGGTGATTCAGAGTATTGGAATCAGCTATTGACTCATATGAATTCAAGTGGGTATTATTCAGTTTATCCTCCTTTGCATCAGCTATTTTTCTGGTTAGCAGCATTGGGAGGAGAGGATTTGAGCATGAATATCCTGATTCTTCGACTTGCTATCTTACTTTTTGAAATCCTGAATTGTCTTTTGTTGCTTAAAATCCTAATGCAATGGAATCTTCCAAAGGCTAAAGTCCTCTTGTATGCTTTTAATCCACTTGTGATTTTGGAGTTGACGGGTAATCTTCATTTTGAAGGAATGGTGTTATTCGGATTGTTGGGAATGGTATATTTCATGGGTAAATTGAAAATAGCTAAGGCTTCAATATTTTGGACATGGGCGGTAGGAGTGAAGTTAAGCCCTTTAATGCTGGGTCCTATCTTGCTGAAGTTTCTTGGTGGAAAAAATAGGCTGGTTTTTCTTTTCCTTTCTGCGCTCGTTATTGTGCTGTTATTTATCCCATTATTCTTTGAGGGAGCCTATTTGAATTTTTGGCAAAGCTTCAGGTTGTATCAAAGCAGTTTTGAATTCAATGCCTCTATTTACTATTTTCTCAGATGGATTTCTGGATTTTACTTGGATTACAACCCAATTCAAACCCTCGGGCCATTATTGAATATGGTATCTCTCTTTTTGATTTTGTGGGTGAGTTATCATGTCAAAAAGGATAATTTAGCAGATTTGATACTGCGCATCGTGTGGATTTATTTGATCTATTTACTTTTTCAGACGACAGTACATCCTTGGTATTTGATTCCGGGTTTTGGATTGGGGATTTTGGTCAAAGATAGAGTGTTCTTGATTTGGACCTGCGTTGTCTTTTTGTCTTATCATGCTTATGATGATTTTGGTGTAGATGAAAGATGGCCGATTCTTTTGCTAGTCTATACTATACTTTATCTCGTAGTAATCCTTGAAAAAAACAAGATCTTAAAGTAG
- a CDS encoding ORF6N domain-containing protein — MRPITKIYHFTNKELNKYNLIEVEDLIFTIRGVQVMLDRDLAEMYDIETRVFNQAVKRNIYRFPEKFRFQLTEVEIKDLRSHLVTSNSKSQIVTLNISGTKQGKILKYLPYAFTEQGVAMLSAVLRSEKAIRVSIQIMNAFVEMRKVLAIIQGFCKE, encoded by the coding sequence TTGCGACCGATCACAAAAATTTATCACTTTACAAATAAAGAGTTAAATAAGTACAATTTAATTGAAGTTGAGGATTTAATTTTCACCATTCGTGGTGTTCAAGTGATGCTTGACCGTGATTTGGCAGAAATGTATGATATTGAAACGCGCGTATTTAATCAAGCAGTAAAAAGAAATATTTATCGCTTTCCTGAAAAATTTAGGTTTCAATTAACCGAGGTTGAGATTAAAGACTTGAGATCACATTTGGTGACTTCAAATTCAAAATCACAAATTGTGACCTTGAATATTTCTGGAACTAAACAAGGGAAAATCTTAAAATATTTACCCTATGCTTTCACCGAACAAGGTGTTGCCATGCTTTCAGCAGTATTGCGAAGCGAAAAAGCCATAAGGGTAAGTATACAAATTATGAATGCCTTTGTAGAAATGAGAAAAGTATTGGCTATCATACAGGGCTTTTGCAAAGAGTAG
- a CDS encoding nucleotidyl transferase AbiEii/AbiGii toxin family protein codes for MNTNWLTLSKERRIEILNQATELTGLPAIAIEKDWWVSLCLNASFSLPYSKNIVFKGGTSLSKGWDLIERFSEDIDLAIDRKFFGFEGDISKTQIRKLRKKSCEFISIDFLKDLTRILTEWGAITECKLFAQPVTDSDKDPQVIEIHYNSITDTSEYLPQRVLIEISSRSLMEPTEKREINSILSVNFPKLNFVTDAFTISAVLPQRTFLEKIFLLHEEFSQESEKIRIDRLSRHLYDLERLMDTQHGISALQDKELYKNIALHRKKFNTLRGLDYGNHTPDKIKIIPPDTVLKEYENDYSEMTKFMIYGEALKFEMLLKRMAELQKRINSLN; via the coding sequence ATGAATACAAATTGGCTAACACTATCAAAGGAAAGAAGGATTGAAATTCTCAATCAGGCAACAGAATTAACAGGTTTGCCAGCCATTGCCATTGAGAAAGATTGGTGGGTTTCATTATGTTTGAATGCTTCATTTTCTTTACCTTACAGCAAAAATATTGTATTCAAAGGTGGAACTTCTTTGAGTAAGGGATGGGATTTGATAGAGCGATTTTCAGAAGATATTGACTTGGCAATTGACCGTAAATTTTTCGGATTTGAAGGAGACATTAGTAAAACACAAATAAGAAAACTTAGGAAAAAATCTTGTGAATTCATTTCAATAGATTTTCTGAAAGATTTAACTCGGATTTTGACGGAATGGGGAGCAATAACAGAATGTAAGCTCTTTGCTCAGCCTGTAACAGATTCAGACAAAGACCCACAGGTAATTGAAATTCATTACAATTCAATAACTGATACTTCGGAATACTTGCCACAAAGAGTTTTGATTGAAATAAGCTCTCGATCATTGATGGAGCCGACAGAGAAACGTGAAATCAATTCTATTCTAAGTGTAAATTTTCCAAAGTTAAATTTTGTAACAGATGCTTTTACAATTTCTGCAGTTCTACCCCAACGAACTTTCCTTGAAAAGATATTTTTACTTCATGAAGAATTTTCGCAAGAGTCTGAAAAAATTCGAATAGACAGACTTTCGAGGCATTTGTATGATTTAGAGAGATTAATGGATACTCAACACGGTATATCAGCACTTCAAGACAAAGAACTTTACAAGAATATCGCTCTACACAGGAAGAAATTCAATACACTTCGTGGACTCGATTATGGCAACCATACTCCCGATAAAATCAAAATTATACCACCCGACACTGTATTAAAAGAGTATGAAAATGACTATTCAGAAATGACCAAGTTTATGATTTATGGAGAGGCTTTGAAGTTTGAAATGCTCTTGAAGAGAATGGCAGAGTTACAAAAGCGTATAAATAGTTTGAATTGA
- a CDS encoding IS256 family transposase — translation MKKEDLLNDDFLKQFKTAGELNSFLQQLQKRAVEKMLEGELDAHLGYEKHQNSDNSNSRNGHSSKTIKNSFGEAEIKVPRDRDGSFEPALVPKRKRMAEGVENVIISMYAKGMSNQDIEEQIRELYDINVSTSTISRVTSAVAEDIVAWRNRPLDPVYLIVWMDGISFKVRENSKVVNKTVYIAVGLRTNGLKEILGLWLGKNESSAFWMGVLTDLKARGVEDILITATDNLNGFTDTIKASFPQSVTQICVVHQIRNACRYVVWKDRKAFTRDMKEIYTAPTKEAAWAALNDFAKKWDSKYSYAIKSWRDNWDELTAFFDYPAEIRKIIYTTNLIENLNGKIRKYTKNKLSFPTDDAVMKSVFLAAREASKKWTMPIRDWGTILNSFLLIFGDRVRLLET, via the coding sequence ATGAAAAAAGAAGATCTATTAAATGATGATTTCCTCAAGCAGTTCAAGACTGCAGGGGAGCTCAATTCCTTTCTTCAACAGCTTCAGAAAAGAGCTGTCGAGAAAATGCTTGAAGGCGAGTTAGATGCCCATCTTGGTTATGAAAAGCATCAGAACTCCGATAATTCCAATTCAAGAAATGGCCATTCCAGCAAAACCATAAAGAACTCCTTTGGAGAAGCTGAAATCAAAGTCCCAAGAGACCGGGACGGCAGCTTTGAGCCTGCCCTTGTGCCCAAACGCAAAAGGATGGCAGAGGGCGTTGAAAACGTGATCATATCCATGTATGCTAAGGGAATGTCAAACCAGGACATCGAAGAGCAGATCCGGGAGCTTTATGACATCAATGTATCCACTTCCACCATCTCAAGGGTTACCAGTGCCGTAGCGGAGGATATTGTTGCATGGAGAAACAGGCCACTTGACCCTGTATACCTGATCGTTTGGATGGATGGTATATCCTTCAAAGTCAGGGAGAACTCCAAAGTAGTTAATAAGACCGTTTATATTGCTGTTGGCCTCAGAACTAATGGCCTCAAAGAGATACTCGGCCTTTGGCTTGGTAAGAATGAATCTTCCGCTTTTTGGATGGGGGTACTCACTGACCTGAAAGCCAGAGGGGTTGAAGATATTCTCATAACAGCAACTGATAACCTGAACGGGTTTACTGATACAATAAAGGCCTCTTTCCCTCAGTCCGTCACCCAGATATGTGTTGTCCATCAGATCAGAAATGCATGTAGATATGTCGTATGGAAAGACCGTAAGGCCTTTACAAGGGATATGAAGGAAATTTATACTGCCCCTACCAAGGAGGCTGCATGGGCTGCTCTTAACGATTTTGCCAAAAAATGGGACTCAAAATACTCCTATGCCATCAAAAGCTGGAGGGACAACTGGGACGAACTCACCGCCTTCTTCGATTACCCCGCTGAAATCCGTAAAATCATCTATACCACCAACCTGATTGAAAACCTGAATGGAAAGATCAGAAAATACACCAAAAACAAGCTCTCTTTTCCAACAGATGATGCTGTTATGAAGTCTGTTTTCCTCGCTGCAAGAGAAGCATCGAAAAAATGGACTATGCCCATTCGGGACTGGGGCACTATTCTTAACAGTTTCCTGCTTATATTTGGTGATAGGGTCAGGCTTCTTGAAACCTGA